From the Clupea harengus chromosome 15, Ch_v2.0.2, whole genome shotgun sequence genome, one window contains:
- the adat2 gene encoding tRNA-specific adenosine deaminase 2: protein MRGRGLKIRMPSIGNDLVKQDFSPPNMDDIQRWMAAAFDLATEALENGEVPVGCLMVYRNEVLGKGGNEVNDTKNATRHAEMVAFDHVVEWCCSRDLNLNQVCAQTTLYVTVEPCIMCSSALRLLNIPLIVYGCRNERFGGCGSVLSIASDDELLTGSSFKCISGYQAEEAVEMLKRFYKQENPNAPKCKVRKV, encoded by the exons ATGAGAGGCAGAGGATTGAAGATCAGAATGCCATCCATTGGCAATGATCTAGTGAAGCAAGATTTTTCTCCACCTAACATGGATGATATTCAGCGGTGGATGGCAGCCGCTTTTGATTTG GCTACAGAGGCTTTGGAAAATGGTGAAGTACCTGTTGGTTGTCTCATGGTATACAGAAATGAGGTTCTTGGCAAAGGAGGAAATGAAGTGAATGACACCAAAAAT GCAACTCGCCATGCAGAGATGGTGGCCTTTGATCATGTGGTGGAGTGGTGTTGTTCTAGAGATCTTAATCTCAATCAGGTCTGTGCACAGACCACACTCTATGTGACTGTTGAGCCCTGCATCATGTGTTCCTCAGCTCTGCGCTTACTCA ATATCCCCCTGATTGTGTACGGCTGCAGGAATGAAAGGTTTGGTGGCTGTGGCTCTGTTCTTAGCATTGCCTCAGACGATGAACTGCTCACTGGCTCATCCTTTAAG TGTATTTCTGGCTATCAAGCAGAGGAGGCGGTTGAAATGCTCAAAAGATTTTACAAGCAAGAAAATCCAAACG ctCCAAAATGTAAGGTGAGGAAAGTCTAG
- the pex3 gene encoding peroxisomal biogenesis factor 3, whose protein sequence is MLSSWSSLKRHKRKFLFAGVFIGGGYLLSKYAQRKLQEFQDQEATEYITQARRQYHFESNQRTCNMTVLSMLPSLKEAIIMRLDSEDLTSLLKRRPANKFEIWEDLKIISFSRSVVAVYSTCMLVALLRVQLNIIGGYLYLDNSVNKTGMIQFAPPDVQQQYLSSIQHLLGDGLNELMTVVKRAVQDVLGGMSLKQHLSLQELDQQLVSIRQRVEEGLGATSHKPLSWYLMPDEENTLEAQACSLTGYDVMTIKLLNETRDMLESPDFSIVLSTCLSRGFSRFLDNMAEFFHLPQGCPVSLEASGSLSHERLPLAKIIPIVNGQIHSICSEIPSHFVQDLLLIDQVKKFAANVYETFSSPQEHQR, encoded by the exons ATGCTCTCTTCATGGAGTTCCCTCAAGCGCCACAAAAGGAAGTTCCTTTTCGCTGGTGTTTTCATTGGAG GTGGATATCTATTGAGTAAATATGCTCAAAGAAAATTACAGGAATTCCAGGACCAAGAGGCTACAGAATACATTACTCAAGCCAGACGACAGTACCACTTTGAAAGTAACCAGAGGACATGCAACATGACCG TTCTATCTATGCTGCCATCTCTCAAAGAAGCCATTATTATGCGCTTAGATTCAGAGGATCTGACGTCTTTGCTGAAGAGAAG GCCAGCAAATAAGTTTGAAATCTGGGAGGACCTTAAAATAATCA GTTTTTCTAGAAGTGTAGTAGCTGTGTACAGTACCTGCATGTTGGTTGCACTACTGCGAGTTCAGCTCAACATCATTGGTGGTTACCTGTACTTGGATAACTCGGTGAACAAAACTGGAATG ATCCAATTTGCACCACCTGATGTCCAACAACAGTATTTGTCCAGTATTCAACATCTTCTTGGAGATG GGCTGAATGAATTGATGACTGTAGTGAAAAGAGCAGTGCAAGATGTACTGGGAGG TATGTCCCTGAAGCAGCACCTGTCACTACAGGAGTTGGACCAGCAGCTGGTTAGCATCAGGCAACGAGTAGAGGAAGGGTTAGGAGCCACATCACACAAGCCTCTCTCTTGGTACCTGATGCCAGATGAGGAGAATACACTCGAGGCTCAG GCTTGTAGTCTGACTGGGTATGATGTCATGACTATTAAGTTGCTGAATGAAACTCGAGACATGCTGGAAAG CCCTGACTTCAGCATAGTACTCAGCACTTGTCTGAGCAGAGGGTTCAGCCGCTTCCTTGATAACATGGCAGAGTTCTTCCACCTGCCACAGGGATGTCCCGTATCTCTGGAAGCGTCTGGAAG TCTCTCTCATGAACGTCTTCCCCTTGCCAAAATCATTCCCATTGTCAATGGACAGATTCATTCAATATGCAGTGAAATACCAAGTCATTTTGTCCAG GACCTCCTGTTGATTGACCAGGTGAAGAAATTTGCAGCTAATGTTTATGAGACATTCAGCAGTCCACAAGAACATCAGAGATGA